From Pseudomonas sp. G.S.17, the proteins below share one genomic window:
- a CDS encoding aminotransferase class I/II-fold pyridoxal phosphate-dependent enzyme, translating into MSVRLSKRVQRVTLSANAAAKSRVTALREAGVDTLDLTTGEPDFDTPEHIKQAAYAAIAAGDTKYTPTPGVRALREAVQSKLKRENRLDYPLPSIVIANGAKQIIYNAFAATLDDGDEVLVPVPYWPSFPDSVRFSGGEPVFVECGLEQGCKLTPTQLEQHITERTRWLILNGPGNPSGAVYSEAELLALAEVLRRHPQVLVLLDELYEHIRFDDHSALNLLNVAPDLQSRCLLVGGVSKTYAMTGWRIGFGAGSKELTTAMTVVQSQSTSGASSVGQAAALAAFEGGLGFLPEQVAAYHQRRDLLVSALSAVNGLQVLEPQGGFFVFVRCAGLLGRYRPDGVRLDSDADVVDWLLESGVAGVAGSAYGLSPWFRLSIATATSSVAEAGRRIAVACERLLIEAPQ; encoded by the coding sequence ATGAGCGTGCGTCTGTCAAAACGCGTGCAGCGCGTCACGCTGTCGGCCAATGCGGCGGCCAAATCCCGCGTCACGGCACTGCGTGAGGCGGGCGTCGACACTCTCGACCTGACCACCGGCGAGCCGGATTTCGATACCCCGGAACACATCAAGCAAGCCGCTTACGCAGCCATTGCCGCTGGCGACACCAAATACACCCCAACACCGGGCGTGCGGGCCTTGCGCGAAGCTGTGCAAAGCAAGCTCAAGCGCGAGAACCGTCTGGATTACCCGCTGCCGTCCATCGTGATTGCCAACGGCGCGAAACAGATCATTTACAACGCCTTTGCCGCAACCCTGGATGATGGCGATGAAGTGCTGGTGCCGGTTCCCTACTGGCCGTCGTTCCCGGACAGCGTGCGATTCAGTGGTGGCGAGCCAGTGTTCGTCGAGTGCGGTCTGGAGCAGGGCTGCAAACTGACGCCGACTCAGCTGGAACAACACATCACCGAGCGCACCCGCTGGCTGATTCTGAATGGTCCCGGCAACCCAAGCGGCGCGGTGTACAGCGAGGCAGAACTGCTGGCGCTGGCCGAGGTGCTGCGCCGTCATCCGCAAGTGCTGGTGTTGCTCGACGAATTGTACGAGCACATCCGTTTCGATGATCACTCGGCGCTGAACCTGCTTAACGTCGCGCCGGATCTGCAATCCCGCTGCCTGTTGGTGGGCGGTGTGTCGAAGACCTACGCCATGACCGGCTGGCGCATCGGTTTCGGCGCCGGGTCAAAAGAACTGACCACCGCGATGACCGTGGTGCAATCGCAGTCCACCTCCGGCGCGTCTTCGGTGGGGCAGGCGGCGGCGTTGGCGGCGTTTGAGGGCGGGCTGGGATTTCTTCCCGAGCAGGTTGCCGCGTATCACCAGCGCCGGGATTTGCTGGTCTCGGCATTGAGCGCCGTGAATGGCTTGCAAGTGCTGGAACCACAAGGCGGCTTCTTCGTGTTTGTGCGTTGCGCCGGTTTGCTCGGTCGTTATCGCCCGGACGGCGTGCGCCTGGACAGCGACGCTGACGTGGTGGACTGGCTGCTGGAGTCCGGCGTCGCCGGTGTCGCGGGCAGCGCGTATGGCCTGTCGCCGTGG